One Amaranthus tricolor cultivar Red isolate AtriRed21 chromosome 1, ASM2621246v1, whole genome shotgun sequence DNA window includes the following coding sequences:
- the LOC130808559 gene encoding uncharacterized protein LOC130808559 translates to MKGVMRFGKRGKLSPKFIGPYEITEKVGKVAYKLALPNELGKVHDVFHISQLKRYVPDKSHVLDPEPLDLDENLSYEEKPIKILDSKVRSTRRKDIKMVKVLWANQRTQEATWETEDSMREKYPHLFPEVPGS, encoded by the exons ATGAAGGGAGTCATGAGATTTGGCAAGAGGGGGAAGTTGAGCCCAAAGTTTATAGGACCTTATGAGATCACAGAGAAGGTAGGAAAGGTCGCTTACAAACTAGCATTACCCAATGAGTTGGGTAAGGTCCATGATGTGTTTCACATTTCGCAGTTGAAGAGATATGTTCCCGATAAATCTCATGTGCTAGATCCCGAACCCTTAGATCTGGATGAGAATCTATCTTATGAAGAGAAGCCTATCAAGATCTTAGATTCTAAGGTGCGTAGTACGAGGAGAAAAGATATAAAGATGGTGAAAGTTCTATGGGCTAACCAGCGCACACAGGAGGCAACGTGGGAAACTGAGGATTCCATGCGTGAGAAATACCCACACCTTTTTCctgag GTGCCCGGTTCATAA